The genomic region CATCTGTAATTAGAGCTACCTCTTTACCTAATTTTGCCCCCATAATTGCTGAAGTAGGCTTAAGCATTTCTGGCATTCCAGGACCTCCTTTTGGCCCTTCGTAACGAATTACCACGACATCACCTTTCCTCACTTTTCCTTGAGAGATACCATCGTTAGCCTCATATTCACTTTCAAAAACCTTTGCAGTTCCTGTAAAGCTCAAGCCTTCTTTTCCGGTAATTTTTGCAACAGAACCTTCTTCTGCTAAATTGCCGTGAAGAATCCTGATGTGCCCTGTTTTTTTAATTGGTTGATCAATTGGATAAATAACATCCTGGCCTTCTTCTAAATCTGGAACATCAGCTAGGTTTTCTGCCAAGGTTTTTCCGGTAATGGTCATACAGTCACCATGAAGCAGACCATGTTTCAACATGAATTTCTGAACGGCAGGAATTCCACCAATTCTATGAATATCTTCCATAGCATATTTACCGCTTGGCTTTAGATTGGCCAGGAACGGTGTACTATCTACAATTTTTCCAAACTCTTCTATACCCAATTCGATTTCTGCTGAACGGGCAATCGCCAAAAAGTGTAGTACTGCATTGGTAGAACCACCAAGAAGCGTAAGTAACCTTATCGCATTCTCCAGCGATTTTTTGGTTACAATATCTCTTGGTTTTAAATCTTTTTCTATAAGCAGTTTCATCACCTCACCGGCTTTTACACTTTCTGCTTTTTTCTCTTCGCCTACGGCGGGATTAGAGCTATTATACGGTAAAGACATTCCCAGCGTCTCTATAGCTGAAGCCATTGTATTTGCAGTATACATACCTCCACAGGCTCCCGCACCAGGACAGGCTTTCTCGATCACATTGTCATATTCGTCCTGATCGATATCGCCACTTACTTTAGCTCCCCAGGCCTCAAAAGCCGAAACTACATCCAGTTTTTTTCCATTATGACAACCTGAAGCGATTGTACCGCCATACACTAAAACTGAAGGTCTGTTTAAACGCAGCATCGCCATTAATGCACCTGGCATATTTTTATCACAACCTACCACAGTTACCAAACCGTCATAAGACATGGCATTTACAACAGTTTCCATAGAATCTGCTATAATATCACGTGAAGGAAGGGAAAAACGCATCCCTGGAGTTCCCATAGAAATACCGTCACTTACCCCGATAGTATTGAAAATTAATCCCACAAGATCTGCAGAAAGCGTTCCTTCTTTTACCAGTTTTGCAAGATCGTTTAGATGCATGTTGCAAGGGTTACCCTCGTATCCTGTACTTGCAATTCCAACAAATGGTTTTTTAAAATCTTCTTTAGTTAAGCCAATGGCGTGAAGCATGGCCTGTGATCCCGGTTGAGAATCACTCTGAGTTAAAATACTACTATACTTGTTATTCATTACTAATTTTTCTCTTCTCGTTAAATAAAATTACCGCCTTCAAAATGCCTCTGTTTTTTAGCTAAGATTCCTTAATTGTTTTCAACGACATATTTAAGAGTGCAAAACATTGATTTACAGAAAATTAAACTCTTCTTTTTTACGACTGCTGAAACTATCAAAAAACATTTAATTTTTTACTGATTTAACATTAACCTCATTATTATCCTTAAAATACCTTCATTTTTAAAAGGAATACGGCAGCTTTTCAAAGATCCTTATTTCCTGAATTTAGCTACAAGGCATAAAAAAAGCCATCCCTAAAGATGGCTTATACGTTATATATCATACATATCCTCTCTAGGGCCAGGTTTTCCAAATGAAAATGACCTTAATAATTGAAGAGATAATGTATTGTTTTCCTAAATTCATAAGTAAACGACTTCCCTTAGGGCAAACCTATGAGACATTTATTAGAACCTTATTTATATTCGAGATTTTAATCTCGATTATCACGTAAACTTAATAATAATTTTCTGATTACATAAAATTTAGGTTATTTTTTTAGCTTTATAGAATATAAATCTTTTCTGCGATCTTTTAAATTTCGTACACTCCCAAAATTATGCAACTCTTTCAGTAAGTCCAGATCTACATCAGCGAGTAGCGTACTTTCAGTATTTGGTGTAGCTTCTGCTTTTACTCCATTAACAGGAAAAGCAAAATCAGACGGAGTGAGCACGGCACTTTGCGAATACTGAATATCCATATTATTTACTTTTGGCAGATTTCCTACTGATCCCGCAATGGCCACATAGCACTCATTTTCTACCGCCCTGGATTGTGCACAAATCCGCACT from Zunongwangia profunda SM-A87 harbors:
- the ilvD gene encoding dihydroxy-acid dehydratase is translated as MNNKYSSILTQSDSQPGSQAMLHAIGLTKEDFKKPFVGIASTGYEGNPCNMHLNDLAKLVKEGTLSADLVGLIFNTIGVSDGISMGTPGMRFSLPSRDIIADSMETVVNAMSYDGLVTVVGCDKNMPGALMAMLRLNRPSVLVYGGTIASGCHNGKKLDVVSAFEAWGAKVSGDIDQDEYDNVIEKACPGAGACGGMYTANTMASAIETLGMSLPYNSSNPAVGEEKKAESVKAGEVMKLLIEKDLKPRDIVTKKSLENAIRLLTLLGGSTNAVLHFLAIARSAEIELGIEEFGKIVDSTPFLANLKPSGKYAMEDIHRIGGIPAVQKFMLKHGLLHGDCMTITGKTLAENLADVPDLEEGQDVIYPIDQPIKKTGHIRILHGNLAEEGSVAKITGKEGLSFTGTAKVFESEYEANDGISQGKVRKGDVVVIRYEGPKGGPGMPEMLKPTSAIMGAKLGKEVALITDGRFSGGTHGFVVGHITPEAQEGGMIALLKDGDKITISAEDDSIHVDLTDAEIEERRKNWKAPALKFSKGVLYKYARTVSSASKGCVTDEF